One Benincasa hispida cultivar B227 chromosome 5, ASM972705v1, whole genome shotgun sequence genomic window carries:
- the LOC120078054 gene encoding ammonium transporter 1 member 2-like, translating into MAEMACSAADLHLLLGGSANATAVAEYICSRFDSVSTKFVDTSYAVDNTYLLFSAYLVFAMQLGFAMLCAGSVRAKNTMNIMLTNVLDAATGGIFYYVFGFALAFGTPSNSFIGQHYFGLSQFPSSSFDYGFFLFQWAFAIAAAGITSGSIAERTQFVAYLIYSSVLTGLVYPIVSHWFWSSDGWGSAARSDNLLFGSGVIDFAGSGVVHMVGGIAGLWGALIEGPRIGRFDHAGRSVALRGHSGTLVVLGTFLLWFGWYGFNPGSFLNILKAYGHPAAPYYGQWSAIGRTAVTTTLAGCTAALTTLFGKRLLVGHWNVTDVCNGLLGGFAAITSGCAVVDPWAAIVCGFFSAWVLIGFNKLAEKLKYDDPLEAAQLHGGCGAWGILFTGLFAKQAYVNEIYPGLPERPYGLLMGGGGRLLAAHLVQILSIIGWVSLTMGVVFWLLHKFQLLRITAEEEMAGMDLTSHGGLAYVYNDEEKL; encoded by the exons ATGGCAGAAATGGCCTGCTCCGCTGCCGACCTCCACCTCCTCCTCGGCGGCTCAGCCAACGCCACTGCCGTCGCCGAGTACATCTGCAGCCGATTCGACTCCGTCTCGACAAAATTTGTGGACACAAGCTACGCGGTTGACAACACATACCTTTTGTTTTCAGCATACCTTGTGTTTGCAATGCAGCTTGGATTTGCAATGCTTTGTGCTGGGTCAGTTAGAGCCAAAAATACAATGAATATTATGTTAACAAATGTGCTTGATGCAGCCACTGGTGGAATATTTTATTATGTGTTTGGCTTTGCTTTGGCCTTTGGAACACCTTCAAATTCCTTCATTGGACAACATTATTTTGGGCTTTCACAgttcccttcttcttcatttgattaTGGCTTCTTTCTGTTTCAATGGGCTTTTGCAATTGCTGCTGCTGGAATTACAAGTGGATCCATTGCTGAAAGAACTCAGTTTGTTGCCTATTTGATATATTCCTCTGTTTTAActg GTTTGGTATATCCAATCGTTTCTCATTGGTTTTGGTCGTCCGATGGGTGGGGAAGTGCTGCTCGGTCCGATAACCTCTTATTTGGCTCCGGCGTAATCGACTTCGCCGGCTCCGGCGTCGTCCACATGGTCGGCGGCATCGCCGGTTTATGGGGCGCCCTCATAGAAGGGCCTCGAATCGGCCGATTCGATCACGCCGGCCGCTCCGTCGCCCTCCGTGGCCACAGCGGCACACTGGTAGTTCTCGGCACTTTCCTCCTCTGGTTCGGCTGGTACGGCTTCAACCCCGGTTCATTCCTCAACATCCTTAAAGCCTACGGCCACCCTGCAGCCCCTTATTACGGTCAATGGAGTGCCATCGGCCGCACCGCCGTCACCACAACCCTCGCCGGCTGTACGGCAGCACTAACCACTCTCTTCGGCAAACGCCTCCTCGTCGGTCACTGGAATGTCACCGACGTTTGCAATGGTTTATTAGGCGGATTCGCCGCCATAACCTCGGGCTGCGCGGTGGTGGATCCATGGGCAGCGATTGTTTGCGGGTTTTTCTCAGCCTGGGTTTTGATCGGATTCAACAAATTAGCGGAGAAATTGAAGTACGACGATCCATTAGAGGCGGCGCAATTGCACGGCGGATGTGGGGCTTGGGGGATTTTGTTCACAGGGTTATTTGCAAAACAAGCATATGTTAACGAGATTTATCCAGGGTTGCCGGAGAGGCCGTACGGGCTGCTTATGGGAGGCGGCGGGAGGTTGTTAGCGGCTCATTTGGTGCAAATTTTATCGATTATTGGTTGGGTTAGTTTGACAATGGGGGTTGTTTTTTGGTTGTTGCATAAGTTTCAGTTGCTGAGGATCACGGCGGAGGAGGAGATGGCCGGAATGGATTTGACGAGCCACGGCGGTTTGGCTTATGTGTATAATGATGAAGAGAAGCTTTGA
- the LOC120077101 gene encoding tetratricopeptide repeat protein 4 homolog, whose amino-acid sequence MALWMEDGSNPLTENEKADLDAIAALKESSALEFKEKGNEFVRLGRKHYADAIDCYTKAINQKALSNSENSVLFANRAHVNLLLGNYRRALNDAEEAINLCPTNIKAIYRAAKASLSLNLLDEAKSYCVSGIKCDPNNVEIKKIERQIDSLKLEKEQREALVTKAISEAEKLLSAIMHRGLKIGNATYQELTGLRKPVLDKNNILHWPVLLLYAEVMSSDFIEDFCETDMFSAHLDMMFAEGCPPLPWDADNKYTREAVELYYEVGSGICLSKERILRNLLEGTIASNAESIAHDKKDAVEDSNCITSANKDSKWIKVHEKRTLHDVLKEPNYIIPGIPVFYVVSRNSKFYKDFKARRWALLS is encoded by the exons ATGGCACTATGGATGGAGGATGGTTCGAATCCCTTAACAGAGAACGAGAAAGCTGACCTTGATGCCATAGCTGCGCTTAAAGAGAGTTCTGCCCTCGAGTTCAAG GAAAAGGGGAATGAATTTGTCAGGTTGGGTAGAAAGCACTATGCTGATGCTATTGATTGCTACACTAAGGCAATTAATCAGAAAGCCCTAAGCAACTCTGAGAACTCTGTTCTTTTTGCAAATAGAGCTCATGTGAATTTACTACTTGGAAACTATAGACGAGCCCTTAATGATGCTGAGGAGGCAATCAATTTGTGTCCCACAAACATcaag GCAATTTATCGAGCTGCTAAAGCATCTCTTTCCCTGAATTTATTAGATGAAGCTAAGTCCTACTGTGTAAGTGGAATAAAGTGCGACCCAAATAATGTGGAAATCAAAAAGATCGAGAGGCAGATTGATTCACTGAAATTGGAGAAGGAACAACGTGAGGCTCTAGTCACAAAGGCTATTTCTGAGGCAGAG AAACTTCTTTCTGCAATCATGCATAGAGGTTTGAAGATTGGGAACGCTACGTATCAAGAACTAACTGGATTAAGAAAGCCGGTATTAGATAAAAATAACATTCTCCATTGGCCAGTTCTTCTACTGTATGCAGAAGTTATGTCCAGCGACTTCATCGAGGATTTCTGTGAGACTGATATGTTTTCAGCTCATCTGGATAtg ATGTTTGCAGAAGGTTGTCCTCCTTTGCCATGGGATGCGGATAACAAATATACCCGTGAAGCAGTTGAACTATATTATGAG GTTGGTTCAGGAATTTGTTTATCAAAAGAGAGAATTTTACGAAATCTTCTAGAGGGAACCATTGCGTCTAATGCAGAAAGCATTGCACATGACAAGAAAGATGCAGTTGAAGATTCAAATTGTATCACTTCTGCAA ATAAAGACTCTAAATGGATCAAAGTTCATGAAAAGAGAACACTTCACGACGTTCTGAAGGAGCCTAACTACATTATACCAGGAATACCAG TCTTTTATGTTGTTTCAAGAAACTCAAAATTTTACAAAGATTTCAAAGCTAGGAGATGGGCTCTTCTCTCATGA
- the LOC120078316 gene encoding WD repeat-containing protein 70, with amino-acid sequence MEDEAEIYDGIRAQFPLTFGKQSKAQTPLEAIHKTTRRDTSVSISEKSSSSQNDNALPSISSSSKAWLNSLRTFKTPNPPVMSDSGPSGIIRDSDADDGSKIGPPRPPIESKLNEDDDDVIIGPPRPPPPGEGSDDDEDDDGEMIGPPPPPPSSNLEDSDVEEEEYEENRYRIPQSNEIVLKGHTKVVSALAVDHTGSRVLSGSYDYTVRMYDFQGMNSRLQSFRQLEPFEGHQIRNLSWSPTADRFMCVTGSAQAKIYDRDGLTLGEFMKGDMYIRDLKNTKGHISGLTCGEWHPKTKETILTSSEDGSLRIWDVNDFKSQKQVIKPKLARPGRIPVTTCAWDREGKSIVGGIGDGSIQIWNLKPGWGSRPDIHVENSHSDDITALKFSSDGKILLSRSFDGSLKVWDLRQMKKPLKVFDDLPNNYAQTNIAFSPDEQLFLTGTSVEKESQTGGLLCFYDRTKLELVSRVGISPTCSVVQCAWHPKLNQIFATSGDKSQGGTHVLYDPTLSERGALVCVARAPRKKSVDDFEAKPVIHNPHALPLFRDAPSRKRQREKILKDPLKSHKPELPINGPGFGGRVGTSQGSLLTQYLMKQGGLIKETWMEEDPREAILKYADVAAKDPKYIAPAYSHTQPEPVFAKSDSEEEDK; translated from the exons ATGGAGGACGAAGCGGAGATATACGATGGCATCAGAGCTCAATTCCCTCTCACATTCGGGAAGCAATCCAAAGCGCAGACCCCTCTTGAAGCCATCCATAAAACCACTCGTCGTGACACTTCAGTCAGTATTTCAGAAAAATCTTCTTCTTCGCAGAATGATAATGCCCTCCCTTCTATCTCTTCCTCGTCCAAAGCTTGGCTCAATTCACTTCGTACTTTTAAAACCCCCAACCCACCTGTTATGAGCGATTCTGGGCCTAGTGGGATCATTCGTGACAGTGATGCTGATGATGGTTCGAAGATTGGTCCGCCTCGCCCGCCCATTGAGTCGAAATTgaatgaagatgatgatgatgtaaTTATTGGGCCTCCGCGACCGCCGCCGCCTGGCGAGGGTTCAGATGATGATGAGGATGACGATGGTGAAATGATTGGACCACCACCTCCGCCACCGAGCTCGAATTTGGAGGATTCGGATGTGGAGGAGGAAGAATATGAGGAGAATCGGTATCGAATTCCGCAGAGCAACGAGATCGTGCTCAAGGGCCATACTAAG GTAGTGTCTGCTCTTGCTGTTGACCACACTGGGTCTAGAGTTCTTTCTGGTAGTTATGACTATACCGTACGAATGTATGACTTCCAAGGGATGAATTCTCGTTTGCAATCCTTCAGACAGTTGGAACCATTTGAAGGTCATCAAATTCGTAATCTTAGTTGGAGTCCAACAGCTGACCGCTTTATGTGTGTGACGGGCTCAGCTCAAGCCAAG ATTTATGATCGTGATGGACTTACTTTAGGGGAGTTTATGAAGGGAGATATGTATATACGTGATCTGAAGAACACTAAAGGGCACATATCTGGACTGACTTGTGGAGAGTGGCACCCTAAAACTAAAGAGACAATTTTGACATCATCGGAAGATGGATCTCTGCGAATATGGGATGTAAATGACTTCAAGAGTCAAAAGCag GTTATCAAACCAAAGTTGGCTAGGCCGGGAAGAATTCCTGTGACAACATGTGCTTGGGATCGTGAAGGAAAAAGCATTGTAGGTGGGATAGGTGATGGTTCTATTCAG ATATGGAACCTTAAGCCTGGATGGGGAAGCAGACCTGACATACACGTTGAAAATAGTCATTCAGATGATATCACTGCTCTTAAGTTTTCAAGCGATGGGAAAATTTTACTGTCAAGAAGCTTTGATGGTTCCCTTAAG GTTTGGGATCTGCGCCAGATGAAAAAACCCCTCAAGGTGTTCGATGATCTCCCGAATAATTACGCCCAAACAAATATTGCATTTAGTCCTGATGAGCAACTCTTTCTGACTGGAACATCTGTCGAAAAGGAGAGCCAAACGGGAGGTCTGCTCTGCTTCTATGACAGAACAAAGCTGGAACTTGTTTCTAGGGTAGGAATATCCCCTACTTGTAGTGTTGTGCAGTGTGCTTGGCACCCGAAGCTAAATCAG ATATTTGCTACTTCCGGAGATAAAAGCCAGGGAGGAACTCACGTACTGTATGATCCAACACTAAGTGAGAGAGGAGCTCTAGTGTGTGTTGCACGTGCACCAAGGAAAAAATCTGTTGATGATTTTGAGGCCAAACCTGTTATTCACAACCCACATGCTCTACCATTATTTAGAGATGCACCAAGCCGAAAGCGCCAGCGAGAGAAGATACTCAAGGACCCACTCAAGTCTCACAAACCTGAACTCCCAATTAACGGACCAGGCTTCGGTGGAAGGGTTGGTACAAGTCAAGGAAGCTTATTAACCCAGTATCTCATGAAG CAAGGAGGTTTGATTAAGGAGACATGGATGGAAGAAGATCCAAGAGAAGCTATTCTGAAGTATGCTGATGTTGCAGCAAAAGATCCAAAGTACATTGCACCGGCATATTCGCATACTCAGCCAGAACCTGTCTTTGCGAAGTCTGATTCTGAGGAGGAAGATAAATGA